The proteins below come from a single Chlamydiales bacterium genomic window:
- a CDS encoding NHLP leader peptide family RiPP precursor: protein MINAKEICEKWCQISTKAAKDENFKKQLKQNPKKIFEQEGLQLPKGITPKIIEDTPSEMNFIIRNAALVKTNGGGGFNSMFTSGE from the coding sequence ATGATTAATGCAAAAGAAATATGTGAAAAGTGGTGTCAAATATCTACAAAGGCTGCAAAAGATGAAAACTTTAAAAAGCAGCTAAAGCAAAATCCTAAGAAAATCTTTGAGCAAGAAGGGCTTCAATTACCTAAAGGTATAACCCCCAAAATAATTGAAGACACTCCAAGTGAAATGAATTTTATAATTCGCAATGCAGCTCTTGTAAAAACTAATGGCGGTGGTGGATTCAATAGCATGTTTACATCAGGTGAGTAA
- a CDS encoding RHS repeat-associated core domain-containing protein, which yields TSIPQDLLSYAQSLTWHSQAQDPTGLIWMGARYYDPKCGRFLSPDPIGHPILLNLYAYANGDPINYFDPDGRCYTFLYQAVGTSVISTLNSPSFRGSHENGEV from the coding sequence AACATCTATCCCTCAAGACCTCCTCTCCTATGCTCAATCCCTCACCTGGCACAGCCAAGCCCAAGACCCTACAGGTCTCATCTGGATGGGAGCAAGGTACTACGATCCCAAATGTGGCAGGTTCCTAAGCCCCGATCCCATCGGGCATCCCATCCTCTTAAACCTCTATGCCTATGCCAACGGCGATCCCATCAACTACTTCGATCCTGATGGGCGCTGCTACACCTTTTTATATCAAGCTGTAGGAACAAGCGTTATCAGCACACTTAATAGCCCAAGTTTTCGTGGCTCGCATGAAAACGGGGAAGTATAA